In the Candidatus Bathyarchaeia archaeon genome, TGGCGGATGAAATCTCAACGCCAAGACCGGATAAGGCGTCATAAAAAATAGTTTGTTTTTTATTTATGATTCTTCTCATTTTCTTTGTGGTTTATTTTTTTTGAGGCATCGCAGCTTAGTTTGATGGATAAATTTAAACGGTAGTTGCAACATACAAGAGCTTGTGCAAAACCATCCTTTGCATAAACAGCGATATAGGAGTTGATAACGAGTGTATAGAAAAGAGATGCACAAGGCGACTTGTTCTGACTGTGGGAAGGAATGTGAGGTTCCTTTTAAGCCTGATGGTAGTAGGCCAGTTTACTGTCGTGAGTGCTACGCCAAACGAAGACCGCCCCGACGGTACTAATTTGGTTGATTCATAGTTTCCCTTTATTCTGCTTTTTCTTTATGATCCATCTGATTTGCCCTTTGGTTGGGTTTTTTATTCTTTGAGTGGAACCCATAAGTCAAAGAGCCATTCTGTTGGCGGTTTGTCTTCTTGCCAGTTGACTTGCTCTTCAAATCCGTTGACCCAACCGTATTTTCCT is a window encoding:
- a CDS encoding CxxC-x17-CxxC domain-containing protein; amino-acid sequence: MHKATCSDCGKECEVPFKPDGSRPVYCRECYAKRRPPRRY